From one Peredibacter starrii genomic stretch:
- a CDS encoding response regulator — MIDPKILSKKVLILDDMSTIRDALIAALKSLGFTNIAQAVDGKQGYEKANECAGSAPFELVFSDINMPNCNGIEFLRQFRGIAAYKTIPVIMVTSENELHTILEAVEAGASSYVLKPFTPKTIEAKIVEVFNKKSAGQK, encoded by the coding sequence ATGATTGATCCAAAAATTTTGAGCAAAAAAGTCTTAATCCTAGATGACATGAGTACCATTCGTGATGCTCTCATCGCCGCCCTCAAATCCCTCGGCTTTACGAACATCGCCCAGGCCGTTGATGGAAAACAGGGTTACGAGAAAGCCAACGAATGTGCGGGAAGTGCTCCTTTCGAGCTCGTCTTCTCCGACATCAACATGCCAAATTGTAACGGGATTGAATTTCTAAGACAGTTTCGAGGAATTGCGGCCTATAAGACAATTCCGGTGATTATGGTGACATCAGAAAATGAATTGCACACCATTCTTGAAGCAGTCGAGGCCGGCGCCAGCAGCTATGTGCTGAAGCCGTTCACCCCGAAAACGATTGAAGCAAAGATTGTGGAAGTCTTTAATAAGAAATCGGCAGGTCAAAAATAA